A window of Mangifera indica cultivar Alphonso chromosome 11, CATAS_Mindica_2.1, whole genome shotgun sequence contains these coding sequences:
- the LOC123228974 gene encoding caffeic acid 3-O-methyltransferase-like encodes MSQEQEVGKLAIRLANAAILPMVMKSAIELNLIDIIFASGDSVFLSPSDIASMLPTKNPEAPVLLDRMLRLLASYDILKCSVRKGENGRVERLYGAAPICKFFVKNEDGGSVASLLQLQHDKVTMEGWYHLTDTVLEGGTPFNRAKGMSSAFEYIEKDPKHHQLFNKAMSNNTTLIMKKMVDVYKGFEGVKVLVDVGGGIGTNLGTITSKHPYIKGINFDLPHVVAHAPPIAGVEHVGGDMFTNIPKGDAIFLKTVLHDWGDEDCLKILKKCCEALPSPGKVIIVEVIVPEIPENSVSSNIACELDLLMMIVHPGGRERTLKEFEALASESGFSRCEIICSVYNIWVLEFHK; translated from the exons ATGTCGCAAGAACAAGAAGTGGGCAAACTAGCCATCAGGCTTGCAAACGCCGCGATCCTTCCGATGGTGATGAAATCAGCCATCGAGCTCAACCTCATAGACATCATCTTTGCCTCTGGCGACAGCGTTTTCCTCTCACCTTCCGACATCGCAAGTATGCTCCCCACCAAGAACCCTGAGGCGCCCGTTTTGCTCGACCGCATGCTACGGCTCTTGGCCAGCTATGATATACTCAAGTGCTCGGTTAGAAAAGGAGAGAATGGACGAGTTGAAAGATTGTACGGTGCTGCACCCATTTGCAAGTTTTTTGTTAAGAATGAAGATGGAGGATCGGTTGCCAGTTTGTTGCAGTTGCAACACGACAAGGTCACCATGGAAGGCTG GTATCATCTAACTGATACAGTGCTCGAAGGTGGAACCCCTTTCAACAGGGCAAAAGGAATGAGTTCTGCTTTTGAATACATCGAAAAGGATCCAAAGCACCACCAGTTATTCAACAAAGCAATGTCAAATAACACTACCTTGATCATGAAGAAGATGGTTGATGTTTAcaaaggatttgaaggagtcaAAGTATTAGTAGACGTGGGTGGTGGAATTGGGACTAATCTTGGCACCATCACTTCTAAGCATCCTTACATTAAAggcattaattttgatttaccACATGTTGTAGCTCATGCACCTCCAATAGCAG GTGTTGAGCATGTTGGAGGAGATATGTTCACAAATATTCCAAAAGGTGATGCCATTTTCTTAAAG ACGGTTCTACATGATTGGGGTGATGAAGACTGCTTGAAAATTCTCAAGAAATGTTGTGAAGCTCTTCCAAGCCCTGGAAAAGTTATCATTGTTGAAGTGATTGTTCCTGAGATTCCTGAAAACAGTGTTTCATCAAACATTGCCTGCGAACTAGATCTGTTAATGATGATTGTGCACCCAGGAGGAAGAGAGAGGACCCTTAAAGAGTTTGAGGCATTAGCTTCGGAATCCGGATTTTCCAGGTGTGAAATTATATGCTCTGTATACAACATCTGGGTTTTGGAGTTCCACAAATGA